Within Streptomyces roseirectus, the genomic segment GCGGGCGATGCGGGGCTGCCGGTGCCGTGGGTGCTGTCGGCGCGGAGTGAGGCGGCGTTGGCGGCGCAGGCGGAGCGGTTCGCCGAAGCGGGCCTCGCCGCACGGCCGTTGGACGTCGGGTACTCGTCGGTCGTGTCGCGGGCGGGGCTGGAGTGCCGGGCTGTGGTGGTGGGGAGTGAACGGGAGGGGCTGGAGCGGGGGGTTGCCGCTCTCGCGGGGGGTGTGGCTGATCCCGGGGTGGTGTCGGGGCGTGTGGGTGCGGGGGGTGTGGTGTTCGTGTTCCCCGGTCAGGGCTCGCAGTGGGCCGGGATGGCTGTGGAACTCCTCGACACGAACGCGGTGTTCGCCGCCAGGATGGCGGAGTGCGAGGCGGCCCTGTCGGAGTTCGTCGACTGGTCGCTGACGGACGTCCTGCGCGAGCAGGGCGAGTTGGAGCGCGTGGATGTGGTCCAGCCGGTGCTGTGGGCGGTGATGGTGTCGCTCGCGGAGGTGTGGCGGTCCTACGGGGTCGAGCCCGCTGCCGTGGTCGGCCACTCGCAAGGGGAAATCGCGGCTGCTGTGGTGGCGGGGGCGTTGTCGCTTCAGGACGGTGCCCGGGTGGTCGCGTTGCGGTCGCGGGCGATCCTCGCGCTCTCCGGCAAGGGCGGCATGGTGTCCGTCCAGCTCCCCGCCGAGCGGGTCAGGGAAGAGCTGAAGCGCTGGGACGGCCGGATCGACCTCGCGGCGGTGAACGGGCCTGCGGCGGTGGTTGTCGCGGGTGAAGTCGCCGCGCTCGACGAGTTGTTGGCGTGGGCCGAGACAGACGGCGTGCGGGCGCGGCGGATCGCCGTGGACTACGCCTCCCACTCCGCACACGTCGACGCCGTCGAGGACGAACTCGCCCGGCTGTTGGAGGGGGTGACGCCGAAGCGGTCGCGGGTGGCGTTCTACTCGTGTGTGACCGGGGGGCGGCTGGAGACGGACGGGCTGGACGCCGGGTACTGGTTCCGGAACCTGCGGCGGCCGGTGGAGTTCGAGCGGGCCACGCGGGCGTTGCTGGAGCAGGGGCACGGGCTGTTCGTCGAGGTGACCCCGCATCCCGTGCTGACCGGTGCCGTGCAGGACACCGCCGAGGGCGTCGGGGCCGAGGTGGCGGTCAACGGGACGTTGCGGCGCGGTGAGGGCGGGCTGCACCGGCTGCTGCTGTCGCTGGGCGAGGCGTACGTGCGGGGCGCCCCCGTCGACTGGGCGCGGTGGTTCGAGGGGAGCGGGGCGCGGCTGGTCGCGTTGCCGACGTACGCCTTCCAGCGGCGGCGCTACTGGACGGAGTTGCCGGTCGCGCGGGCCGGGGACGCGGGGGCGGCGGGGCTCGGGCGGGCGGGGCATCCGCTGCTGGGGGCCGTCGTGGAGCTGGCGGAGAGCGAACGGACCGTGTTCACCGGGCGGTTGTCGGTCCGGGAGCAGGCGTGGACCGCCGATCACGCGGTGTTCGGCACCGTGCTGCTGCCCGGCACGGCCTTTGTGGAGCTGGCCCTGTGGGCGGGTGAGCGGGTCGGGGCGGCCGGGCTCGACGAACTGGTCCTGGAGGCGCCGCTGGTCCTGCCCGCGTCCGGCGGTGTGCATCTCCAGGTCACCGTGGACGAGCCGGACGAGGGCGGGCGGCGTGCCGTGCGCTTCCACTCGCGGCCCGACGGCGCGGACGGTGAGGCGTGGACCCGGCACGGCGGCGGGGTGCTCAGCCCGGCGCGGGCGCCGGAGTTCGACCTCGGTGTGTGGCCGCCGGCCGGCGCCGAGCCGGTCGAACTCGACGGGGCGTACGAGCGGATGGCCGAGGCCGGTTTCCGGTACGGGCCGCTGTTCCAGGGGTTGCGGGCGGCCTGGCGGCGCGGCGGTGAGGTGTTCGCCGAGATCGAGACCGGGGCGGACGCGGGCGACTCCGCGTTCCTGCTGCATCCGGCGCTGCTGGACGGCGCGCTGCACGCGGCCGGGCTGCTGCCGGACGGTCAGGGGGCCGGGCTGCCGTTCTCGTGGTCGGACGTCGCGCTGCACGCGACCGGCGCCACCGGGTTGCGGGTGCGGCTCGCGCGGTCGGGGTCCGGCGGGCTGACGCTGCACGCCGCCGACGCGCTGGGCGCGCCGGTCGTCAGCGTCGGCGAGCTGGCGTTCCGGCCGGTGAGCGCCGGGCAGTTGGCGGTGCCGGGCGGGACGCCCGACGCGCTGCTGAGCGTGGAGTGGCCGGAGCTGCCGGGGAGTGCCGCGGCTGCGGGGGTGTACGCCGTTCTCGGTGGTGGCGGCCTTGAGGGTGTGCCGGTGTACGGCACGTTGGACGAGATCGACGGGTCCCCCTCTGCCGTCGTCGCCGTCTGCCCCGTCGAGGCCGTGGCCGGTGAGGAGGCCGAGGGTGCCGAGCGGGCCGCCGAATGGGGGCTTGAGTTGGTGCAGAGCTGGCTGGCGGGCGAGCGGGCCGGGGTGCTCGTGGTGGTGACGCGGGGTGCCGCTCCCGTGCCGGGGACCGAGGTGTCCGCGACCGGGACCGCGCACGCGGCGCTCGCCGGGCTCGTGCGGTCGGCGCAGGCGGAGGATCCGGGGCGGATCGTGCTGGTCGACGTCGTCGAACCGCTGACCTCGGCCGCACTGGACGCGGCGCTGGCCGCCGGGGAGCCCGAGGTGGCCCTGCGTGCGGGGGCCGTGCACGGGCGGCGGATCGAGCGGGCCGGCGGGCAGCCCCTCGCCCTGCCCGCCGGGCATGAGCAGTGGCGGCTCGACGTCACCGAGCCCGGCTCGTTCGGCAACCTCGCGCTCGTCCCCGACAGTGAGGGCACGGCCGCGCTGGGGGCGGGGCAGGTGCGGGTGGCCGTCCGGGCGGCCGGGATGAACTTCCGGGACACCCTCATCGCGCTCGGCATGTATCCGGACGCGGCCCGGCTGGGCAGCGAGGGCAGCGGCGTCGTGACCGAGGTCGGGCCCGGGGTGACCCGGTTCGCGGTCGGTGACCGGGTGATGGGCACGCTGGACACGTCGTTCGCGCCGGTGTCGGTGGCCGACGCCCGGCTGCTCGCCCCGGTGCCGGACGGCTGGAGCGAGGTCGAGGGCGCCGCCGCGACGGTGGTCGCGCTCACCGCGTACTACGGGCTCGTGGATCTGGGTCGACTGGGCGCCGGGCAGCGGGTGTTGATCCATGCCGGTGCGGGCGGGGTCGGGACGGCCGCCGTGCAGCTGGCCCGGCACTTGGGCGCCGAGGTGTTCGCGACCGCGTCACGTGGGAAGTGGGACGCGCTACGGGCCGCCGGGCTCGACGACGCCCACATCGCCGACTCCCGCACCCTCGACTTCCGTGACGCGTTCCTCACCGCGACCGGCGGCGACGGCATGGACGTCGTCCTCAACTGCCTCGCCGGCGAGTTCACCGACGCCTCCCTCCACCTCCTCCCACGCGGCGGACGGTTCGTCGAGATGGGCAAGACGGATCTGCGGGACGCGGGCCGGCTGGCCCTGGAGCATCCTGGCGTCGTCTATCTCCCTTTCGACCTGGCGGACGCCGGGCCCGAGCGGATCGAGGCGATCCTCGACGAGCTGGGGACGCTGTTCGCGGCCGGGGCGCTCGTGCCGCCCCCCACCACCGTCTGGGACATCCGGCGCGCCCCCGAGGCGTTCAGGGCGCTGGCCCAGGCGAGCCTGGTGGGCAAGGCCGTGCTGACGCTCCCCACCACCGGCTTCACCTCTGGTGAGACCGTCCTCGTGACCGGCGGCACCGGGACGCTGGGCGCGCTGGTCGCCCGGCGGCTGGCCGAGCGGCACGGCGTACGGCATCTCACCCTCCTGACTCGTGGCGGCCCGCACACCCCGCAGGCCGACACGCTTCGATCCGCGCTGGCTCACTCCGGCGCGGAGGTCGAGGTCGTGGCCGGCGACATCGGTGACCCCGATGCGCCGGCCCGACTGGACAGCGTTTTGACGGCGCGGGGGCTCAGGCTCGCGGCCGTCGTGCACTGCGCGGGCGTCACCGACGACGGCGCCGTGTCCGCGCTGACCCCCGAGCGGCTGGCCGGGGTGCTGCGGCCGAAGGCGTACGGGGCGCGGAACCTGGTGCGGCTGGCCGAACTGCGGCCCGGTGTGCGGCGGTTCGTGCTGTTCTCGTCGGCCGCCGCCGCGCTCGGGTCGCCGGGGCAGGCCAACTACGCGGCCGCCAACGCGTTCCTGGACGCCTACGCCCGCGGGCTCACGGGCGCGGTGTCCGTGGGGTGGGGGCTGTGGGCGGAGGCGAGTGCGCTGACCGCGCATCTCACCGAGGCGGACCACCGCCGGCTGCGGTCGGGCGGGTTCGGGGCGCTGTCCGGTGAGGAAGGGCTCGCCCTGTTCGACGCGGCGCTGACCGGGGCCGCCCCGGGGAGTGCCGTCGTGGCCGCGCCGGTCGACCGGGGCGCGCTGCGGGCGTGGGCCGCGCAGGGGTCGCTGCCGCCGCTGCTGCGGTCGCTGGCCGGGTCCGGTGCGGGCGGCGGGCGGCGCCGGGCGGCCCGGGAGAACCGGGAGCCCGGTGAGGTGCTGCGCCGCAGGCTGGCCGCGCTGCCCGGCGAGCGGCGCGAGAGCGCGCTGTTGACGCTGGTGCGGGGCGAGGTGGCCGCCGTGCTCGGGCACGCTTCGGCTTCGCTGGTCGATCCCGAGCGGTCGTTCCGGGAGATGGGCTTCGACTCGCTGACGGCGGTCGAGCTGCGCAACCGGCTGGCGTCGGCGACGGGGTTGCGGCTCCCGGCGACGCTGGTGTTCGACCACCCCCGGCTTGACGCGCTGGCCGCGCACGTCGGGGAACGCCTCTTCGAGGGGGCGGCGTCCGCCGAGGGTGCGGGGCCGAGTGAGGCGGAGGTGCGCAGTCTGCTGCTGTCGCTGCCGTTGGAGCGGCTGCGGGAGAGCGGGCTGCTGGACTCGCTGCTGGCGCTGGCGCCGGGCGCCCAGGCGCAGGCTCCGGCGCCGGAACCTCAGGAGGAGCGGGAGATCGCTTCCATGGATGCCGCGTCCCTGATCGAGATGGCCCGGAGGCTGTCGGCGGACCTCGCCTGAGCGGGCCGCCCCTGATGCACGGGGCCGTGGTCGTACCGGCCGACGATGTCCGGTACGACCACGGCCCCGTCTCCGCGCGCTGTCTTGCGGCATGCGGGAAGCCTGCCCGGCGGTTCAGGTGCCGGGCAGACTTCGTCGCTGTTCAGGCCGCTTCGTGCAGCGCGCTCTCCACGTGCAGGCGCAGTTCCTGCCGGGAGGTGATGTCGAGTTTGCGGTACACGCGGGTGAGGTGCTGCTCGACCGTGCTGACGGTGATGAACAGTTCCTCGGAGATCTCGCGGTTGGTGCGGCCCCGTGCGGCGAGGACGGCCACGCGCTGTTCGGACTCGCTGAGTTTGGCGGTGGGGTCGAGGGCGCGGGGGCCGCGCAGGACCCGGCGGTGGGGGCGTTCGCCGTCGGTGAGGGCGGTGACGCGTTCGAGGAGGACGCCGGCGCGGCACTCCTCGGCGAGGTGCAGGGCTTCGCGCAGGGCGAGTTCGGCGGGGCCGTGCTGTCCGAGGTCCTGGTGTGCCTCGGCGAGGTCGGC encodes:
- a CDS encoding type I polyketide synthase, whose translation is MPSTPAAEESDSNESRLRDYLKRAVADARDLRERLTASENKGREPIAVVGMACRFPGGVASPDDLWRLVAEGRDGVGPMPRDRGWPVDELYADTDGVNSSATLEGGFLDDPAGFDAEFFGISPREALAMDPQQRLLLEVSWEAVERAGLDPSALRGSRTGVYVGGGSEDFVALLAMLQASDEPPSLTGMTSSVMSGRVAYALGLEGPALTVDTACSSSLVSLHLAVQALRSGECDLALSGGVTVMATPSIFPEFARQGGLSSDGRCKAFAEAADGTGWGEGVGVLVVERLSDARRNGHPVLAVVRGSAVNQDGASNGLTAPNGPSQQRVIRDALANAGLGPDEVDAVEAHGTGTRLGDPIEAQAVLATYGQHRPAERPLYLGSFKSNVGHTIAAAGVGAVIKSVLALRAGVLPKTLHVDEPSKQVDWSAGAVELLTEAREFPETGRPRRIGVSSFGISGTNAHLVLEQGDDEPEEPGAGDAGLPVPWVLSARSEAALAAQAERFAEAGLAARPLDVGYSSVVSRAGLECRAVVVGSEREGLERGVAALAGGVADPGVVSGRVGAGGVVFVFPGQGSQWAGMAVELLDTNAVFAARMAECEAALSEFVDWSLTDVLREQGELERVDVVQPVLWAVMVSLAEVWRSYGVEPAAVVGHSQGEIAAAVVAGALSLQDGARVVALRSRAILALSGKGGMVSVQLPAERVREELKRWDGRIDLAAVNGPAAVVVAGEVAALDELLAWAETDGVRARRIAVDYASHSAHVDAVEDELARLLEGVTPKRSRVAFYSCVTGGRLETDGLDAGYWFRNLRRPVEFERATRALLEQGHGLFVEVTPHPVLTGAVQDTAEGVGAEVAVNGTLRRGEGGLHRLLLSLGEAYVRGAPVDWARWFEGSGARLVALPTYAFQRRRYWTELPVARAGDAGAAGLGRAGHPLLGAVVELAESERTVFTGRLSVREQAWTADHAVFGTVLLPGTAFVELALWAGERVGAAGLDELVLEAPLVLPASGGVHLQVTVDEPDEGGRRAVRFHSRPDGADGEAWTRHGGGVLSPARAPEFDLGVWPPAGAEPVELDGAYERMAEAGFRYGPLFQGLRAAWRRGGEVFAEIETGADAGDSAFLLHPALLDGALHAAGLLPDGQGAGLPFSWSDVALHATGATGLRVRLARSGSGGLTLHAADALGAPVVSVGELAFRPVSAGQLAVPGGTPDALLSVEWPELPGSAAAAGVYAVLGGGGLEGVPVYGTLDEIDGSPSAVVAVCPVEAVAGEEAEGAERAAEWGLELVQSWLAGERAGVLVVVTRGAAPVPGTEVSATGTAHAALAGLVRSAQAEDPGRIVLVDVVEPLTSAALDAALAAGEPEVALRAGAVHGRRIERAGGQPLALPAGHEQWRLDVTEPGSFGNLALVPDSEGTAALGAGQVRVAVRAAGMNFRDTLIALGMYPDAARLGSEGSGVVTEVGPGVTRFAVGDRVMGTLDTSFAPVSVADARLLAPVPDGWSEVEGAAATVVALTAYYGLVDLGRLGAGQRVLIHAGAGGVGTAAVQLARHLGAEVFATASRGKWDALRAAGLDDAHIADSRTLDFRDAFLTATGGDGMDVVLNCLAGEFTDASLHLLPRGGRFVEMGKTDLRDAGRLALEHPGVVYLPFDLADAGPERIEAILDELGTLFAAGALVPPPTTVWDIRRAPEAFRALAQASLVGKAVLTLPTTGFTSGETVLVTGGTGTLGALVARRLAERHGVRHLTLLTRGGPHTPQADTLRSALAHSGAEVEVVAGDIGDPDAPARLDSVLTARGLRLAAVVHCAGVTDDGAVSALTPERLAGVLRPKAYGARNLVRLAELRPGVRRFVLFSSAAAALGSPGQANYAAANAFLDAYARGLTGAVSVGWGLWAEASALTAHLTEADHRRLRSGGFGALSGEEGLALFDAALTGAAPGSAVVAAPVDRGALRAWAAQGSLPPLLRSLAGSGAGGGRRRAARENREPGEVLRRRLAALPGERRESALLTLVRGEVAAVLGHASASLVDPERSFREMGFDSLTAVELRNRLASATGLRLPATLVFDHPRLDALAAHVGERLFEGAASAEGAGPSEAEVRSLLLSLPLERLRESGLLDSLLALAPGAQAQAPAPEPQEEREIASMDAASLIEMARRLSADLA